One region of Sediminispirochaeta bajacaliforniensis DSM 16054 genomic DNA includes:
- a CDS encoding YgiQ family radical SAM protein produces the protein MHKNHAEFLPLTEQEFKAQYGTAIPDFIIVSGDAYVDHPSFGTALIGRLLESRGYRVAIIAQPNWRNIEDFSRFGRPRLAFLVTSGNLDSMVANYSASRHPRREDAYSPGGKAGLRPDRSLVVYTSRIRQAFKGVTVALGGLEASLRSLSHYDYWSDSIRRSVLLDAKADYLLYGMSETTILALAAALEAAVEKESQPNVETIRGLVRVVGKNDTVYDSIILSPDDNITRSKTVFLPSHEALIKNRTRYAEHFALQMKHADPYGAATLIEPCGDRFIVHNPPPFPLTTEELDAVYELPFSRKAHPSYEKAGGIPALQEVRFSLVSSRGCFGGCSFCALTFHQGRIITPRSKESLIREAQKLITDPDFKGYIHDVGGPTANFHAPACEGQKRRGACSDRQCLFPKPCPSLRVDHTAYLDVLESLSRLPGVKKVFIRSGIRFDYLLLDENRRFLKELVAHHISGQLKVAPEHAGPRTLEAMGKPPIEVYEQFSRLFYEETKRIGKKQYLIPYLIAGHPGSTLDEAVALALFLKKSGFIPDQVQDFYPTPGTLSTCMWATGIDPRTMKPIFVPRGEKERHLQRALLQFNRPKNYDRVRKALRQAGRSDLIGFGQTALVPPEKNRHP, from the coding sequence ATGCACAAGAACCACGCCGAATTCCTGCCCCTCACAGAGCAGGAATTCAAGGCACAGTATGGAACAGCGATCCCCGATTTCATCATCGTTTCCGGGGATGCCTATGTCGATCATCCCTCCTTTGGGACAGCCCTTATCGGTCGCCTTCTGGAAAGCCGCGGCTACCGTGTCGCGATCATAGCTCAGCCGAACTGGAGAAACATAGAGGATTTCAGCCGTTTTGGGAGGCCTCGTCTTGCCTTTCTGGTCACCTCCGGAAATCTTGACTCAATGGTCGCAAACTACAGTGCATCACGGCACCCCAGAAGGGAAGACGCCTACTCGCCCGGCGGCAAAGCCGGCCTGCGTCCCGACCGGAGTCTGGTAGTCTATACCAGTCGGATCAGGCAGGCCTTTAAAGGGGTTACCGTCGCACTCGGCGGGCTTGAGGCCTCCCTCAGAAGTCTAAGCCACTATGATTACTGGAGTGATTCCATCCGCCGTTCGGTCCTTCTCGATGCTAAGGCCGACTATCTTCTCTACGGGATGTCTGAAACTACCATACTTGCTCTGGCGGCGGCATTAGAAGCGGCTGTCGAAAAAGAAAGCCAGCCCAATGTGGAAACAATTCGCGGTTTGGTCCGGGTCGTCGGGAAAAATGATACTGTATATGACAGTATCATATTATCACCAGATGATAATATCACAAGGTCAAAAACCGTTTTTTTACCCTCGCACGAGGCACTCATCAAAAACCGCACACGTTATGCCGAACATTTTGCACTCCAGATGAAACATGCCGACCCCTATGGGGCCGCCACCCTCATAGAACCTTGCGGGGATCGCTTCATAGTCCACAATCCTCCTCCCTTTCCCCTCACAACGGAGGAACTTGATGCGGTCTACGAACTGCCTTTTAGCCGTAAGGCCCACCCTTCCTATGAAAAAGCGGGAGGCATCCCTGCGCTCCAGGAGGTACGCTTCTCCCTTGTCAGCAGCCGGGGCTGTTTCGGGGGCTGCAGTTTCTGTGCACTCACCTTTCATCAAGGGCGGATCATTACGCCCCGAAGCAAGGAAAGCCTCATCCGGGAAGCCCAAAAACTTATAACCGATCCCGATTTCAAAGGCTATATCCACGATGTCGGCGGTCCCACCGCCAATTTTCATGCACCAGCCTGTGAGGGACAGAAACGTCGAGGTGCCTGCAGCGACCGCCAGTGTCTCTTTCCCAAACCCTGCCCATCGCTCAGGGTCGATCATACGGCCTATCTCGACGTGTTGGAGAGCCTGAGCAGGCTTCCCGGCGTAAAAAAGGTGTTCATCAGAAGCGGTATTCGTTTCGACTATCTCCTGCTGGATGAAAACAGAAGATTCTTAAAGGAACTGGTTGCACATCACATCAGCGGGCAGCTCAAGGTTGCGCCCGAACATGCCGGCCCCCGAACCCTCGAAGCCATGGGAAAACCACCGATAGAGGTATATGAACAATTCTCCCGCCTTTTTTACGAAGAGACGAAACGGATAGGCAAGAAGCAATACCTCATTCCCTACTTGATCGCCGGCCATCCCGGAAGCACCCTCGACGAAGCGGTTGCGTTGGCGCTTTTCCTGAAAAAAAGCGGTTTTATTCCCGACCAGGTACAAGACTTCTACCCCACCCCGGGAACCCTATCAACCTGCATGTGGGCCACCGGCATCGATCCCAGAACCATGAAACCGATCTTCGTCCCACGAGGTGAAAAAGAACGGCATCTTCAGCGCGCCCTGCTTCAATTCAACAGACCGAAAAACTACGACCGCGTCCGTAAAGCCCTTAGACAGGCAGGCAGGAGTGATCTGATCGGATTTGGCCAGACAGCTTTAGTCCCTCCGGAAAAGAACCGACATCCTTAA
- a CDS encoding deoxynucleoside kinase, with protein MKKYVVLAGNIGAGKSTLVKKLADRLGFRPYYEPVTENPYLKDFYSDMRRWAFHSQTFFLTHRVRTHHLLAEDPFSVVQDRSIYEDAEVFARNLYEQQSMVKRDWETYLELYHTLITMLPPPDLIVYLRASVKTLKKRIALRGRDFEASISDTYLQGLNRLYDRWINDFTLAPILIVPADRLDFVEQNKDFEAIVNGIEQRLLDKQGTLFPVGM; from the coding sequence ATGAAAAAATATGTCGTGCTTGCGGGAAATATCGGTGCGGGAAAATCCACCCTCGTGAAAAAGCTGGCCGATCGGCTTGGTTTTAGGCCCTATTACGAGCCGGTGACGGAAAACCCCTACCTCAAAGACTTTTATTCGGATATGAGACGCTGGGCCTTCCATTCCCAGACTTTTTTCCTCACGCACCGGGTCAGGACTCATCACCTTTTGGCAGAAGATCCGTTCTCTGTGGTGCAAGATCGTTCCATTTACGAAGATGCAGAAGTATTTGCCAGAAACCTCTACGAACAGCAATCCATGGTAAAGCGCGACTGGGAAACCTACCTGGAACTGTATCATACCCTTATCACCATGCTTCCCCCGCCCGACCTAATCGTCTATCTCAGGGCATCGGTGAAAACCCTAAAAAAACGTATTGCTCTTCGGGGAAGGGATTTCGAGGCCTCCATTTCCGACACATACCTCCAGGGGCTGAATCGGCTCTACGATCGGTGGATCAACGATTTCACCCTTGCCCCGATATTGATAGTTCCCGCGGATCGCTTGGATTTTGTGGAGCAGAACAAAGACTTCGAGGCCATTGTCAATGGTATCGAACAGCGGCTATTGGATAAACAGGGAACCCTCTTCCCCGTTGGTATGTGA
- a CDS encoding LacI family DNA-binding transcriptional regulator has translation MTNKVERMQFKYQYIYDKLRNLLENGRYHAGDRLPTEVELASRFKVSRPTVTRALNALQEEGIIVRKTGSGSFVNNFHSYKNRFNNRLFGLLVPGLGKGEIFEPICTQIAANAEKNQCSLLWSGSEIRTTEAAKSLVDVTQRYIDHHIAGVFFEPLELSPSFDQINRKIISMFQDAGIPIVLIDSDYLPFPERSNLDLVGIDNFRAAYMATSHYLRHGEKRIDFLARPYSAYTISIRLRGYRTALIDYGIIPQAEWIHLVNPEELEYITSRFDHPEAPPFNMICGNDETASALLGACESAGISVPGHLRIVGFDDVHYAQMLRVPLTTIHQSVQQIGNLALETLLWRIEHPDAPARTINAETRMIIRESCGMTGKTEISPFYS, from the coding sequence GTGACAAACAAAGTTGAGCGCATGCAGTTCAAATATCAGTATATCTATGATAAACTTCGAAATCTTCTTGAAAACGGTAGATATCATGCCGGTGACCGCTTGCCGACAGAAGTTGAACTGGCCTCACGCTTTAAGGTCTCCCGGCCGACAGTCACCCGTGCATTGAACGCTCTTCAGGAAGAGGGGATCATTGTTCGAAAAACAGGATCCGGAAGTTTCGTTAACAACTTCCATTCCTACAAAAACAGATTCAACAACCGTCTTTTTGGGCTCTTGGTACCTGGCCTTGGTAAAGGAGAGATTTTCGAACCAATTTGTACGCAGATCGCTGCCAATGCGGAGAAAAATCAATGCTCACTTCTCTGGAGTGGTTCGGAAATCAGAACAACGGAAGCAGCAAAGAGTTTAGTCGATGTTACGCAACGCTATATTGACCACCACATTGCAGGCGTCTTCTTCGAACCCCTTGAATTGAGCCCCTCGTTCGATCAGATCAATCGAAAAATCATATCAATGTTTCAGGATGCCGGGATTCCTATTGTCCTGATCGACTCGGATTATCTCCCCTTCCCGGAACGCAGTAATCTTGATCTCGTGGGCATCGATAATTTTCGTGCGGCATATATGGCAACCAGTCATTATCTCAGGCACGGAGAAAAACGGATCGATTTCCTCGCCCGTCCATACTCCGCGTACACGATTTCAATCAGATTGAGGGGCTACCGTACCGCTCTCATCGATTATGGAATCATACCTCAAGCAGAATGGATCCACCTGGTCAATCCTGAGGAACTCGAATATATAACCTCTCGTTTCGACCATCCCGAGGCCCCCCCCTTCAATATGATTTGCGGCAATGACGAAACGGCCTCGGCGCTTTTAGGTGCGTGCGAGTCCGCCGGTATTTCTGTTCCGGGACATCTCAGGATAGTAGGATTTGACGATGTACATTACGCTCAAATGCTGAGAGTTCCCCTCACAACCATTCATCAATCCGTACAACAAATTGGTAACTTGGCCCTGGAAACCCTCCTCTGGAGGATCGAACATCCGGATGCCCCGGCCCGAACTATTAATGCCGAAACAAGAATGATCATCCGAGAATCCTGCGGCATGACGGGGAAGACGGAAATTTCTCCCTTCTACAGCTGA
- a CDS encoding ABC transporter substrate-binding protein produces the protein MRKVVLILLCGMLLVGTLFAGGQGEGEKVLQVAATFGDLGNPFFFTMGKGVEDAAKAIDPNAKVTVQSSGYDLNTQTSQMENFIANGVDIIILNAADTAGIAPAVRKAKEAGIIVVAADVNADGGVDATVTSNNYQAGTQAGEYIVKRLGGKGNIVIINGPPVSAVIDRVNGAKEVFAKNPGIKILSDNQNAGGNREGGLRVMTDLLTAYDNIDAVFAINDPTGIGADLAIKQAKRGDEMFVVGVDGAPDAVVALNDTSSSFVATPSQDPYTMATRAVQVAYEVIQGNPPKEKLILIPTTLITRDNVSEYKGWTEPE, from the coding sequence ATGAGAAAAGTAGTGCTGATACTGCTTTGTGGCATGTTGCTTGTCGGAACACTGTTTGCCGGTGGGCAGGGAGAAGGTGAAAAAGTTCTTCAGGTGGCGGCTACCTTCGGCGATCTTGGAAATCCCTTCTTTTTTACCATGGGTAAGGGAGTCGAAGATGCAGCAAAGGCAATTGATCCCAATGCAAAGGTCACTGTCCAATCGTCGGGCTATGATCTCAATACCCAAACCAGCCAGATGGAGAATTTCATTGCGAATGGTGTGGATATTATTATCTTGAATGCGGCCGACACAGCAGGAATTGCGCCTGCCGTACGGAAAGCAAAAGAGGCTGGTATTATCGTGGTTGCCGCTGATGTAAATGCAGATGGCGGAGTCGATGCAACGGTTACCTCCAATAATTATCAGGCTGGTACCCAGGCTGGAGAATACATTGTAAAGAGGCTTGGAGGGAAGGGAAACATTGTTATTATCAATGGCCCTCCTGTGTCCGCCGTTATCGACCGGGTGAATGGAGCAAAAGAGGTTTTCGCCAAGAATCCGGGAATCAAGATTCTCTCCGACAATCAAAACGCCGGTGGCAACCGTGAAGGCGGGCTTCGCGTTATGACTGATCTTCTTACCGCTTACGACAACATTGATGCGGTTTTTGCTATCAATGATCCAACCGGTATCGGAGCCGATTTGGCGATCAAACAGGCAAAACGCGGTGATGAAATGTTTGTTGTCGGTGTCGATGGTGCTCCCGATGCTGTGGTTGCACTCAACGATACGAGCAGCTCTTTTGTCGCCACCCCATCACAGGATCCGTACACCATGGCTACAAGGGCCGTGCAGGTGGCGTATGAAGTAATACAGGGGAATCCCCCTAAAGAAAAGCTGATACTTATCCCAACCACATTGATCACCAGGGACAACGTTAGTGAATACAAGGGCTGGACCGAACCGGAATAG
- a CDS encoding sugar ABC transporter ATP-binding protein, with protein MDEQDRKEPILSVRNLSKRFPGVQALDGVSLDIYAGEVHVLMGENGAGKSTLMKILAGVYKADEGEIRINGRLVAPENPLQAMALGVNLINQELGVATNLTVAENVFMGSEPHRFGVIDRHQMAIRTQEVLKKLGAPFQPEVRASLLKVAEQQQVDIARALVHNGRVLIMDEPTAALSEREIDRLFDLVRSLREQGLAIVYISHRLAEVSVIADRVSVLRDGQYIGTVTKDNMNNETIVKMMVGRSLKDFYEHQTAEKKDDNYLVVKHVSDGKRVKDVSFQAAAGEILALSGLVGSGRTELARLIFGADKPLTGEVIVEGRKLTITSPKDAIHQGIGYVPEDRKIEGLFLGMSSQENIVMNVMEQKARFGILNRKENVSITDHAIKQLNIKLSNPRNAALSLSGGNQQKLLLARWLQIKPRVLILDEPTRGVDVGAKSEIYKLIGEIAQNGVAVVFISSELPEVVGLAQRVLVMREGRITAELRGPEQINQEIIMAYATGIRKPDYTFSA; from the coding sequence ATGGATGAACAAGATCGAAAGGAACCGATTCTTTCCGTCCGGAATCTGAGTAAACGCTTTCCCGGCGTACAGGCACTGGACGGGGTTTCTCTGGATATTTATGCCGGAGAAGTCCACGTACTCATGGGAGAAAACGGTGCCGGAAAAAGTACGTTGATGAAGATTCTTGCCGGAGTCTATAAGGCTGACGAAGGAGAGATTCGTATAAACGGGCGGTTGGTTGCTCCCGAAAATCCGCTTCAGGCCATGGCACTTGGGGTTAACCTAATCAATCAGGAGCTTGGCGTTGCCACAAATTTGACGGTGGCGGAGAACGTCTTTATGGGAAGCGAGCCGCATCGTTTTGGGGTGATAGACCGGCACCAGATGGCTATTCGGACTCAGGAGGTTTTGAAAAAACTTGGTGCCCCTTTCCAACCGGAGGTGCGGGCTTCCCTCCTTAAAGTTGCCGAGCAGCAGCAGGTTGATATCGCTCGTGCTCTTGTACATAACGGCAGAGTACTGATTATGGATGAGCCTACCGCAGCACTAAGCGAGAGGGAGATCGACAGGCTTTTTGATCTTGTCCGCAGCCTTCGGGAACAAGGCCTGGCCATTGTTTATATTAGTCACCGTCTCGCAGAGGTATCGGTAATAGCGGATAGGGTATCCGTTTTGCGAGACGGCCAATACATCGGAACAGTCACGAAAGATAATATGAATAATGAAACCATCGTAAAGATGATGGTTGGGCGTTCATTAAAGGATTTCTACGAACATCAAACCGCCGAGAAAAAAGATGACAACTACCTGGTTGTTAAGCATGTGTCGGACGGCAAACGGGTAAAAGATGTTTCCTTTCAGGCTGCGGCAGGTGAGATCCTTGCTCTCTCGGGGCTTGTTGGTTCAGGACGGACCGAGCTTGCCCGTTTGATATTCGGAGCGGATAAGCCATTGACGGGCGAAGTAATCGTCGAAGGGAGAAAACTGACGATTACTTCACCAAAGGATGCAATTCACCAGGGGATTGGTTACGTACCAGAAGATCGAAAAATAGAGGGGCTTTTTCTGGGCATGAGCAGTCAGGAAAACATCGTTATGAATGTCATGGAGCAGAAGGCGCGTTTCGGCATCTTAAATAGGAAAGAAAACGTCTCCATCACTGACCATGCAATAAAGCAGCTGAACATCAAGCTTTCCAACCCAAGAAACGCGGCGCTCTCGCTTTCCGGAGGAAATCAGCAAAAGCTCCTTCTCGCCCGTTGGTTACAAATCAAACCGAGGGTTTTGATTCTTGATGAACCGACCCGGGGTGTTGATGTGGGAGCCAAAAGTGAGATCTATAAACTGATCGGAGAAATTGCCCAAAACGGCGTTGCCGTTGTTTTTATTTCAAGTGAGCTGCCTGAGGTCGTGGGCCTTGCTCAACGGGTGCTGGTCATGCGCGAGGGGCGAATCACCGCAGAATTGCGGGGACCTGAGCAAATCAATCAGGAAATCATTATGGCATATGCAACGGGCATTCGAAAACCGGACTACACTTTTTCCGCATGA
- a CDS encoding ABC transporter permease subunit — MSSNNLATKLKQQNSAIWESLGILPILLVIVILFSLLSGNFLRPTNLMNILRQASINIVLAAGMTLVILTGGIDLSVGSILASTAVVSLLVSLNPSLQAFTVIVPLLTGLLFGVINGVLIAYVKLPFFIVVLGSMTALRGASYLLANGTTLINNDLNFAWIGNAYLGPFPWLAIIALAVIAIMWFILRKTVLGVHIYAVGGNPTAARLTGINVSFVLVFVYAMSGLLSGLGGIMTASRLYSASGLLGNGYELDAIASVILGGTSISGGSGSVVGTLVGALIIAVLNNGLTLMNVSYFWQLVVRGIVIIVAVLIERFRHRKKV, encoded by the coding sequence ATGAGTTCAAACAATTTGGCGACAAAGTTAAAGCAGCAGAATTCTGCGATTTGGGAAAGCCTCGGAATCCTTCCGATTTTACTTGTGATTGTCATTCTATTTTCACTTTTAAGCGGTAATTTCCTGCGACCGACAAATCTCATGAACATTCTGAGACAGGCTTCGATTAATATCGTGCTTGCAGCCGGTATGACTCTTGTTATCTTAACCGGCGGTATTGATTTATCAGTTGGATCTATCTTGGCAAGTACTGCCGTGGTCAGCCTCTTGGTATCGTTGAATCCCTCCTTGCAGGCCTTTACGGTCATCGTCCCCTTACTTACAGGTTTGCTTTTTGGTGTGATAAATGGGGTTTTGATTGCTTATGTAAAGTTGCCCTTCTTTATTGTTGTTCTGGGAAGTATGACAGCTCTTCGAGGGGCCTCGTATCTTTTGGCGAATGGTACCACATTGATTAACAATGATTTGAATTTCGCCTGGATCGGTAACGCCTATCTCGGCCCTTTCCCCTGGCTGGCCATTATAGCCCTCGCGGTCATCGCCATCATGTGGTTTATCCTAAGAAAAACCGTTCTCGGTGTACATATTTATGCCGTAGGAGGAAACCCAACTGCCGCTCGGCTAACCGGTATCAACGTAAGTTTTGTTCTTGTTTTTGTGTATGCCATGAGCGGCCTGCTTTCCGGCCTTGGTGGGATCATGACTGCCAGTCGTCTTTACAGTGCATCCGGACTTTTAGGAAATGGCTACGAACTTGATGCCATTGCTTCGGTTATCCTGGGGGGAACCAGCATCTCCGGCGGCAGCGGAAGTGTTGTTGGAACATTAGTGGGGGCCCTGATTATTGCGGTGCTGAATAACGGGCTTACCCTTATGAATGTCTCTTATTTTTGGCAATTGGTTGTACGTGGCATCGTTATTATTGTTGCGGTATTAATAGAACGATTTCGCCATCGGAAAAAAGTCTGA
- a CDS encoding xylulokinase, whose protein sequence is MYLGIDLGTGSVKLMLLGPDGAEHTVSRSYEVSSPHSGWAQIDTDIWLAALFSCIRELPGVEHVKAIGLSGQMHGIVPCSGMSGTAPVALGPAITWADQRAAETLPDYKALSEQTLSKLGNPPSAGMAGPILLWLRDHMPELFAKIDIAFMPKDFIRATLTGDRLTDYSDASGTLLYDFSIRGWYADLLRAIGLDTAQLPQIRAGNSIAGFVSDDAARRFGLPSGIPVAVGAGDTPAAFFGTDLHDPGTGQISIGTAAQIGVPMAERNIHTVMNLNHFEGVRPGSRYRIAAMMNGGLALEWVRRQLGFSWQELYRSLERRGLETPSDLIFIPYLSGERTPHMDPDARGAWIGLSLHHQREDLALAALLGVASTIRLGLATLLSAGNSSINRLRLVGGSARFPFWRKVLAAMLERDLLVSQQTDTSARGAALMAAEAIGERLFPSLGFDCEYAESYSWMKDYFQKQQDLYYKVF, encoded by the coding sequence ATGTATTTAGGCATCGATCTGGGGACCGGTTCGGTGAAGCTTATGCTTCTCGGGCCGGATGGAGCTGAGCATACCGTCTCTCGTTCGTATGAGGTTTCCTCTCCCCATAGCGGCTGGGCGCAGATTGACACGGATATATGGCTTGCGGCCTTGTTTTCATGTATCCGGGAGCTTCCCGGGGTGGAACATGTGAAAGCCATAGGGCTTTCCGGCCAGATGCATGGCATTGTTCCGTGCTCGGGAATGAGCGGAACCGCGCCTGTTGCTTTGGGGCCGGCCATTACCTGGGCGGATCAGCGGGCGGCGGAAACCTTACCCGACTATAAGGCCCTTTCCGAGCAAACCCTTTCGAAGCTGGGAAATCCCCCTTCCGCCGGGATGGCCGGACCGATTCTTTTATGGCTTAGGGACCACATGCCCGAACTCTTTGCCAAGATCGATATTGCGTTTATGCCAAAGGATTTTATTAGGGCTACGCTGACGGGAGATCGTCTGACCGACTATTCCGATGCAAGTGGAACACTATTGTACGATTTTTCGATACGAGGGTGGTATGCAGATCTTCTTAGGGCGATTGGGCTTGATACGGCTCAACTTCCTCAAATTCGGGCAGGCAATAGTATTGCAGGTTTTGTCAGCGACGATGCCGCTCGTCGATTCGGACTTCCTTCCGGAATCCCTGTAGCGGTGGGGGCGGGTGATACCCCAGCCGCTTTCTTCGGGACAGATTTGCATGATCCCGGGACCGGGCAGATTTCCATCGGAACGGCCGCCCAGATCGGTGTTCCGATGGCGGAACGGAACATTCATACGGTCATGAACCTCAATCATTTTGAGGGAGTACGGCCTGGCTCACGGTATCGGATCGCTGCAATGATGAACGGCGGTCTTGCGCTTGAATGGGTACGCCGTCAACTGGGTTTTTCCTGGCAGGAACTTTATCGTTCTCTGGAACGACGGGGACTTGAGACTCCGTCGGATCTTATCTTTATCCCCTATCTTTCAGGAGAACGGACACCTCATATGGACCCTGATGCACGGGGGGCATGGATAGGCCTTTCGCTCCATCATCAACGGGAGGATCTTGCCCTGGCGGCACTGCTGGGGGTGGCCTCAACTATCCGTCTCGGCCTTGCTACCCTCCTCTCGGCGGGAAATTCTTCAATTAACCGGCTGCGCCTCGTAGGAGGTAGCGCCAGGTTTCCCTTCTGGCGAAAGGTTCTTGCCGCAATGCTGGAACGGGACCTATTGGTTTCTCAGCAGACCGATACTTCGGCACGGGGAGCCGCCCTTATGGCGGCGGAAGCTATCGGGGAAAGGCTTTTTCCCTCCCTCGGCTTTGATTGCGAGTATGCCGAAAGTTACTCGTGGATGAAAGATTATTTCCAAAAACAACAGGACCTCTATTATAAAGTTTTCTAA